Proteins co-encoded in one Thermoanaerobaculia bacterium genomic window:
- a CDS encoding 2Fe-2S iron-sulfur cluster-binding protein gives MPKITFQDAETRTVEVPDGTNLIEAAKLAGIEIPHFCYHPRFSVVGQCRMCLVEIEGMPKIQAACTTPIKDGMVVKTGSQKTKDAQKGTMEFLLINHPLDCPICDQAGECKLQDNSFGYGFQQSRYDERKKQYEGYSRTKIGPRVIADMTRCILCTRCIRFTHEIAKTGELTFLDRAGTTLVWTHEGRELDNDWSACAADVCPVGALTVEEFRFRQRVWYLKKTPSVCFGCDIGCNNTIESRGGVVFRSMPRLNPEVNDYWLCDHGRFLAESLNERVYTRPLVREGGDEKTLPWDAAIERIASRIRETVAGPGPGAILAVGSPFLSNEENWLLRRLFADTLHVPNIDVSADADRVRRMPSKSGWIESSGLAAPNLKGARDVGVAPAASGKGLAALFDGRFTPEIVYVADAAWSKDADNPDRVAALRRAKLLVVHARTENLLTREADVVLPAASLAEKEGTFTNRFGRVQRFERAMLARPPVKADWEILLLLSLALGFGDPSWNPISIYSLLAAEIPGYAVDEEVLDGGLTMKKGLFVAEGGL, from the coding sequence ATGCCGAAGATCACGTTCCAGGACGCCGAAACCCGCACCGTCGAAGTGCCCGACGGAACGAATCTGATCGAGGCCGCCAAGCTCGCCGGCATCGAGATCCCCCACTTCTGCTACCACCCGCGCTTCTCCGTCGTCGGCCAGTGCCGGATGTGCCTCGTCGAGATCGAGGGGATGCCGAAGATCCAGGCCGCCTGCACGACGCCGATCAAGGACGGCATGGTCGTCAAGACCGGCTCGCAGAAGACGAAGGATGCGCAGAAGGGGACGATGGAGTTCCTCCTCATCAACCACCCCCTCGACTGCCCGATCTGCGACCAGGCGGGAGAGTGCAAGCTCCAGGACAATTCCTTCGGCTACGGGTTCCAGCAGTCCCGCTACGACGAGCGCAAGAAGCAGTACGAGGGCTATTCGCGGACGAAGATCGGCCCGCGGGTGATCGCGGACATGACCCGCTGCATCCTCTGCACCCGCTGCATCCGGTTCACCCACGAGATCGCGAAGACCGGAGAGCTCACGTTCCTCGACCGCGCCGGCACGACGCTCGTCTGGACGCACGAGGGGCGCGAGCTCGACAACGACTGGTCGGCGTGCGCCGCCGACGTCTGCCCGGTGGGGGCCTTGACCGTCGAGGAGTTCCGGTTCCGGCAGCGGGTCTGGTACCTCAAGAAGACGCCGTCGGTCTGCTTCGGATGCGACATCGGCTGCAACAACACGATCGAGTCGCGCGGCGGCGTGGTCTTCCGCTCCATGCCGCGGCTCAACCCCGAGGTCAACGATTACTGGCTCTGCGACCACGGCCGGTTCCTCGCCGAGAGCTTGAACGAGCGCGTCTACACGCGGCCGCTCGTCCGCGAGGGGGGCGACGAGAAGACCCTCCCGTGGGACGCGGCAATCGAGCGGATCGCGTCGCGGATCCGGGAGACCGTCGCGGGCCCCGGCCCCGGGGCGATCCTCGCCGTCGGCTCTCCGTTCCTCTCCAACGAGGAGAACTGGCTGCTCCGGAGGCTTTTCGCGGACACGCTGCACGTCCCGAACATCGACGTCTCGGCGGACGCCGATCGCGTGCGCCGCATGCCCTCGAAGAGCGGATGGATCGAGAGCTCGGGGCTCGCGGCGCCGAATCTCAAAGGGGCGCGGGACGTCGGGGTGGCCCCCGCGGCGAGCGGAAAGGGGCTCGCCGCCCTCTTCGACGGCCGCTTCACTCCCGAGATCGTCTACGTCGCCGACGCCGCGTGGTCGAAGGACGCCGACAACCCGGACCGCGTCGCGGCCCTGCGCCGCGCGAAGCTCCTCGTCGTCCACGCCCGCACGGAAAACCTCCTCACGCGCGAGGCGGACGTCGTCCTGCCGGCGGCCTCCCTCGCCGAGAAGGAGGGGACGTTCACGAACCGCTTCGGCCGCGTGCAGCGGTTCGAGCGCGCGATGCTCGCCCGGCCCCCGGTCAAGGCCGACTGGGAGATCCTCCTCCTCCTCTCCCTCGCGCTCGGATTCGGGGACCCCTCCTGGAACCCGATCTCGATCTATTCGCTCCTCGCCGCCGAGATTCCCGGCTACGCGGTCGACGAGGAGGTCTTAGACGGCGGGTTGACGATGAAGAAGGGACTCTTCGTCGCCGAAGGAGGACTGTGA
- the nuoH gene encoding NADH-quinone oxidoreductase subunit NuoH yields the protein MSAADWVIVVLRPLVPVLGAAMAVPVLTWAERRGAGLIQDRPGPNRVGFFGWRAFGLGQPLADALKFFFKEDITPDNADAFLYTLAPWIVMFSALVGFAVIPYGPPIPIAGRIVPLVGADVPIGALFIFAMTGLSVYGIVLAGWSSNNKYSLMGGFRSAAQVISYELAMTTAAAGVFLSSSSLRLTRVVEAQHASFLRWNVVPQFFGFVVFTIAAFAETNRVPFDLAEADAELVGGYHTEYSAFKFGAFFMAEYIAMTVGSAFIVTMYFGGWSLPFFHPTGLFGGLVSVAVFAAKTAFFLLVFIWVRWTLPRFRYDQLMRLGWKVLLPLAFANLLWTALLVRSGVL from the coding sequence GTGAGCGCCGCCGACTGGGTGATCGTCGTGCTGCGGCCGCTCGTCCCCGTCCTCGGGGCCGCGATGGCGGTCCCCGTCCTCACGTGGGCGGAGCGCCGCGGGGCGGGCCTCATCCAGGACCGTCCGGGGCCCAACCGGGTCGGGTTCTTCGGCTGGCGCGCGTTCGGGCTCGGCCAGCCCCTGGCCGACGCGCTCAAGTTCTTCTTCAAGGAGGACATTACGCCGGACAACGCCGACGCGTTCCTCTACACGCTGGCGCCCTGGATCGTCATGTTCTCCGCGCTCGTCGGCTTCGCCGTCATCCCGTACGGGCCGCCGATCCCGATCGCGGGGAGGATCGTCCCCCTGGTCGGCGCCGACGTGCCGATCGGCGCGCTCTTCATCTTCGCGATGACGGGGCTCTCGGTCTACGGGATCGTGCTCGCCGGCTGGTCCTCGAACAACAAGTACTCCCTGATGGGCGGCTTCCGGTCCGCCGCGCAGGTCATCTCCTACGAGCTCGCGATGACGACGGCCGCGGCGGGAGTCTTCCTTTCCTCGTCGTCGCTCCGGCTGACGCGGGTCGTCGAGGCGCAGCACGCATCGTTCCTTCGGTGGAACGTCGTCCCGCAGTTCTTCGGCTTCGTCGTCTTCACGATCGCGGCGTTCGCCGAGACCAACCGCGTGCCGTTCGACCTCGCCGAAGCCGACGCGGAGCTCGTCGGCGGCTACCACACCGAATATTCCGCCTTCAAGTTCGGCGCGTTCTTCATGGCCGAGTACATCGCGATGACGGTCGGATCCGCGTTCATCGTCACGATGTACTTCGGCGGGTGGTCGCTCCCGTTCTTCCACCCGACCGGCCTCTTCGGCGGCCTCGTCTCGGTCGCGGTGTTCGCCGCGAAGACGGCCTTCTTCCTCCTGGTCTTCATCTGGGTGCGATGGACGCTCCCCCGCTTCCGCTACGACCAGCTGATGAGGCTCGGGTGGAAGGTCCTCCTTCCGCTCGCGTTCGCGAACCTCCTCTGGACCGCCCTCCTGGTCCGAAGCGGGGTGCTGTGA
- a CDS encoding NADH-quinone oxidoreductase subunit J, with translation MNAARLIFDLAGAVAFVFAAVMVVHRNPIKSLLAIVVSFFALAAGFVLLSAPFLAAIQVIVYAGAILVLFLFVTMLLNLQTEEETADRRPFQKLFALVGIVALAAILLSDVRRSGEITGTSGQPPATGAVEPLARALFSQAALPFEAVSVLLLASLTGAYVLMRRERSGSAAP, from the coding sequence GTGAACGCGGCGCGGCTGATCTTCGACCTCGCGGGCGCGGTCGCGTTCGTCTTCGCGGCGGTGATGGTCGTCCACCGCAACCCGATCAAGAGCCTGCTCGCGATCGTCGTCTCGTTCTTCGCGCTCGCCGCGGGATTCGTGCTCCTTTCGGCGCCGTTCCTCGCGGCGATCCAGGTGATCGTCTACGCCGGGGCGATCCTCGTCCTCTTCCTGTTCGTCACGATGCTCCTGAATCTCCAGACCGAGGAGGAAACCGCCGACCGGCGCCCCTTCCAGAAGCTCTTCGCCCTCGTGGGGATCGTCGCGCTCGCGGCAATCCTCCTCTCCGACGTGCGGCGTTCCGGCGAGATCACCGGGACCTCGGGGCAGCCGCCCGCCACGGGCGCCGTCGAGCCGCTGGCGCGGGCGCTCTTCTCGCAGGCGGCGCTCCCGTTCGAGGCCGTCTCCGTGCTGCTCCTGGCCTCGCTCACCGGCGCCTACGTGCTGATGCGCCGCGAGCGCTCCGGAAGCGCCGCGCCGTGA
- the nuoK gene encoding NADH-quinone oxidoreductase subunit NuoK gives MSVPLTDVLVVSVALFALGLAGALLRRNAITIFLSIELMLNAANLAIVGFGAKVGGYQGQIVVFFAIVVAAAEAAVGLAIFVAVFRHHETIDVNKINLLKW, from the coding sequence GTGAGCGTCCCGCTGACGGACGTCCTCGTCGTCTCCGTCGCGCTTTTCGCGCTCGGCCTCGCCGGCGCGCTGCTGCGCCGGAACGCGATCACGATCTTCCTCTCGATCGAGCTGATGCTGAACGCCGCCAACCTCGCGATCGTCGGATTCGGCGCGAAGGTCGGCGGGTACCAGGGGCAGATCGTCGTCTTCTTCGCGATCGTCGTCGCCGCGGCCGAGGCCGCCGTCGGGCTCGCGATCTTCGTCGCCGTCTTCCGCCATCACGAGACGATCGACGTGAACAAGATCAACCTCCTGAAGTGGTGA
- the nuoL gene encoding NADH-quinone oxidoreductase subunit L, with protein sequence MIPLWLLPLLPFAGFLLCGLLGRRLGKTFVTVCGVGSVALTTVLAYARLVPYAAGVFGGNAAPVVERYGSWIRAGNVAVDFAMRLDPLSALMLSFVTFVGLLIHVYSVGYMHAEEGYWRYFSYLNLFMFSMLTLVLGANFLILFVGWEGVGLCSYLLIAFDYQKESSARAGRKAFVANRVGDFGFLIGLFLILGLFGTLEFDRIFPAAAAAPGRFAPAMTAIALCLFVGACGKSAQLPLYVWLPDAMAGPTPVSALIHAATMVTAGVYVVARANVFFRLSPTAMAVVAIVGGATALFAAIIGTAQTDIKKVLAYSTISQLGYMFLACGVGAFVAGMFHVLTHAFFKALLFLGSGSVIHAMGGEQDMRRMGGLRRALPVTFWTFLAATLAIAGIPIWAGFFSKDEILGAVFARNPILWGIGFLAAGLTSFYMFRVVYLTFFGTFRGTEEEKRHLHESPPSMTIPLVILAVLSTAGGLVGLPALLGPRANLFHRFLDPIVPPITGGAALGRGAQVAELSRGTEIALIAASVGIALLGWIVARVCYSGDRAGTIPERFVRAFPGVHLLVSNKFYVDELYEAVIYRPFRRLSRMFWKVVDTLVIDGLINAGSFLVELSGDLLRFFTTGNVRNYALTFLLGIVALLAYLGWAPR encoded by the coding sequence ATGATCCCGCTCTGGCTCCTTCCCCTCCTGCCGTTCGCCGGGTTCCTCCTGTGCGGGCTGCTGGGCCGCCGGCTCGGGAAGACGTTCGTCACGGTCTGCGGCGTCGGCTCCGTCGCCCTGACGACCGTGCTCGCGTACGCGCGCCTCGTCCCGTACGCGGCCGGCGTCTTCGGAGGAAACGCGGCGCCGGTCGTCGAGCGCTACGGCTCCTGGATCCGCGCGGGGAACGTCGCGGTCGACTTCGCGATGCGCCTCGATCCTCTTTCGGCGCTGATGCTGTCGTTCGTGACCTTCGTCGGCCTCCTGATCCACGTCTATTCGGTCGGCTACATGCACGCCGAGGAGGGGTACTGGCGCTACTTCTCCTACCTGAACCTCTTCATGTTCTCCATGCTGACGCTCGTCCTCGGCGCGAACTTCCTGATCCTCTTCGTGGGGTGGGAGGGCGTGGGGCTGTGCTCCTATCTCCTCATCGCGTTCGACTACCAGAAGGAGTCTTCCGCGCGCGCCGGGCGCAAGGCCTTCGTCGCGAACCGCGTCGGCGATTTCGGCTTCCTGATCGGCCTCTTCCTGATCCTCGGGCTCTTCGGCACGCTCGAGTTCGACCGCATCTTCCCGGCCGCCGCGGCCGCGCCGGGCCGGTTCGCGCCGGCCATGACGGCGATCGCGCTCTGCCTCTTCGTCGGCGCGTGCGGCAAGAGCGCGCAGCTGCCGCTTTACGTCTGGCTCCCCGACGCGATGGCCGGCCCCACGCCGGTCTCGGCCCTGATCCACGCGGCGACCATGGTCACCGCGGGCGTGTACGTCGTCGCGCGCGCGAACGTCTTCTTCCGGCTCTCTCCGACGGCGATGGCGGTCGTCGCGATCGTGGGGGGCGCCACCGCGCTCTTCGCCGCGATCATCGGCACCGCGCAGACCGACATCAAGAAGGTCCTCGCGTACTCGACGATCTCCCAGCTCGGCTACATGTTCCTCGCCTGCGGCGTCGGGGCGTTCGTGGCCGGTATGTTCCACGTCCTGACGCACGCCTTCTTCAAGGCGCTCCTCTTCCTCGGCTCCGGGTCCGTCATCCACGCCATGGGAGGCGAGCAGGACATGCGCCGCATGGGGGGCCTGCGCCGCGCCCTCCCCGTGACCTTCTGGACGTTCCTCGCCGCGACGCTCGCGATCGCCGGGATCCCGATCTGGGCCGGCTTCTTCTCGAAGGACGAGATCCTCGGCGCGGTGTTCGCCAGGAATCCGATCCTCTGGGGGATCGGATTCCTCGCCGCGGGGCTCACCTCCTTCTACATGTTCCGCGTCGTCTACCTGACCTTCTTCGGGACGTTCCGCGGGACCGAGGAGGAAAAGCGCCACCTGCACGAGTCGCCGCCCTCGATGACCATTCCGCTCGTGATCCTGGCGGTGCTCTCGACCGCCGGCGGTCTCGTCGGGCTCCCCGCGCTCCTCGGACCGCGGGCGAACCTGTTCCACCGCTTCCTCGACCCGATCGTTCCGCCGATCACCGGAGGGGCCGCGCTCGGACGCGGCGCGCAAGTCGCTGAGCTCTCGCGCGGGACCGAGATCGCGCTGATCGCCGCCTCCGTCGGGATCGCGCTCCTCGGGTGGATCGTCGCCCGCGTCTGCTATTCGGGCGACCGCGCGGGGACGATCCCCGAGCGCTTCGTCCGGGCGTTCCCGGGAGTTCACCTCCTCGTTTCGAACAAGTTCTACGTCGACGAGCTCTACGAGGCCGTGATCTACCGGCCGTTCCGCCGGCTCTCGCGCATGTTCTGGAAAGTCGTCGACACGCTCGTGATCGACGGGCTGATCAACGCGGGGTCGTTCCTCGTCGAGCTCTCGGGAGACCTCCTCCGCTTCTTCACGACCGGCAACGTGCGCAACTACGCGCTGACCTTCCTCCTCGGGATCGTCGCGCTGCTGGCGTATCTCGGGTGGGCGCCGCGATGA
- a CDS encoding NADH-quinone oxidoreductase subunit M, with protein sequence MIAIPHLLSWLIFLPAAGAALLLLFPARAATEAKTAGVVVSLAVFVLSLGLWGYDPAVPAFQFGESVPWIPPLGITYTVGIDGISLLLVLLTTLLTPVALIFSLSHVKENVRGFTAAFLVLETGMLGSLAALDLALFYVFWEVMLVPMYFIIGIWGGKRKIYAAVKFFLFTMAGSLLMFVAILYMAIQYHRVSGEWSFSLEQLYPMTFPIATQTILFFAFAAAFLVKVPVFPLHTWLPDAHTEAPTAGSIILAGVLLKLGVYGYLRFALPFFPQAAIRFAPWLAGLALVGIVYGSMVAYAQKDMKRLVAYSSVAHLGLVMLGIAALTSTSTSGAVLQSVNHGLSTGALFLLVGVLYERRHTREIAAYGGIAKVVPVTATLFLIATLSSIGLPGLNGFVGEFLILTGTFNAPGVPKWWAIVATSGMILSAVYLLTLVQRVFWTPLVHEENRSLPDIRTSEFLVCAALVVAMVVIGVAPNLFLDKIHGSVDTLLAFVRAKSAAPIEALR encoded by the coding sequence ATGATCGCGATCCCGCATCTCCTCTCCTGGCTGATCTTCCTCCCCGCCGCGGGGGCGGCGCTCCTCCTCCTCTTCCCGGCGCGCGCCGCGACCGAGGCGAAGACGGCGGGGGTCGTCGTCTCGCTCGCCGTGTTCGTCCTCTCGCTCGGGCTCTGGGGCTACGACCCGGCCGTCCCCGCGTTCCAGTTCGGCGAGAGCGTCCCGTGGATCCCCCCGCTCGGGATCACCTACACGGTCGGAATCGACGGCATCTCGCTGCTCCTCGTCCTGCTGACGACGCTCCTGACCCCGGTCGCGCTGATCTTCTCCCTCTCCCACGTGAAGGAGAACGTGCGCGGCTTCACGGCGGCGTTCCTCGTCCTGGAAACGGGGATGCTCGGGTCGCTCGCGGCGCTCGATCTCGCCCTCTTCTACGTCTTCTGGGAAGTGATGCTCGTCCCGATGTACTTCATCATCGGGATCTGGGGCGGCAAGCGGAAGATCTACGCGGCCGTCAAGTTCTTCCTCTTCACGATGGCCGGGTCGCTCCTGATGTTCGTCGCGATCCTCTACATGGCGATCCAGTACCACCGCGTGTCGGGCGAGTGGTCGTTCTCGCTCGAGCAGCTCTACCCGATGACGTTCCCGATCGCCACGCAGACGATCCTCTTCTTCGCCTTCGCCGCGGCCTTCCTCGTGAAGGTGCCCGTGTTCCCGCTCCACACCTGGCTCCCCGACGCGCACACGGAGGCGCCGACGGCCGGCTCGATCATCCTCGCCGGGGTGCTCCTGAAGCTCGGCGTGTACGGCTACCTCCGCTTCGCGCTCCCCTTCTTCCCCCAGGCGGCGATCCGGTTCGCGCCGTGGCTCGCGGGCCTGGCCCTCGTCGGGATCGTCTACGGGTCGATGGTCGCCTACGCGCAGAAGGACATGAAGCGCCTCGTCGCGTACTCCTCGGTGGCGCACCTCGGGCTCGTCATGCTCGGGATCGCGGCGCTCACGTCGACGTCGACCTCGGGCGCGGTGCTCCAGAGCGTCAACCACGGCCTCTCGACCGGCGCGCTCTTCCTGCTCGTCGGCGTCCTCTACGAGCGCCGGCACACGCGCGAGATCGCCGCCTACGGCGGAATCGCGAAGGTCGTCCCGGTGACGGCGACGCTCTTCCTCATCGCGACCCTCTCGTCGATCGGGCTCCCCGGGCTGAACGGGTTCGTCGGCGAGTTCCTGATCCTGACCGGCACCTTCAACGCGCCGGGCGTCCCGAAGTGGTGGGCGATCGTCGCGACGAGCGGCATGATCCTCTCGGCGGTGTATCTCCTGACACTCGTCCAGCGCGTCTTCTGGACGCCGCTCGTCCACGAGGAGAACCGCTCGCTCCCCGACATCCGGACGTCGGAGTTCCTCGTCTGCGCGGCGCTCGTCGTCGCGATGGTCGTGATCGGTGTCGCGCCGAACCTCTTCCTCGACAAGATCCACGGGTCGGTCGACACCCTCCTCGCGTTCGTGCGGGCGAAGTCCGCCGCGCCGATCGAGGCGCTCCGATGA
- a CDS encoding NADH-quinone oxidoreductase subunit N, which translates to MISAALALDVRAAVPEVVLAGAGCLLLLMEAFLPATRRAFAAISILAAGGYMVLLERIPGGDAFAGTFDGSIFARTFGLFLGLATVLTLLVARPYLERAVAAGLIASDGEFYPLLLWGAVGLSLMARGLDLLVIFLGLETFSLCFYILAAYFKRSEASSEAGLKYFLTGAFASSFTLFGIALIFGKTGSTTIARFAEAHAGADPLLLAGLVFLLSGFAFKIALAPFHAWAPDVYAGMPTPAVAFLSVAPKGAALVVLFRVLAGLFDGVLPGRVRAGLAAVAVLSMVLGNLVALAQRDIKRLLAYSGIAHMGYVAIALAVFGRDAFSAVLVYLFAYALTNIGAFACVAALYRDETQAHPVGLLAGMGTRAPLAAGVLALCMISLAGIPATAGFIGKFFVFKSAIEKDLVWLAVVGVVNSLVSLGYYLRVVYVLYMREPVEPEAPAPLAAESRLALLLCGLGVLAVGVFPSRLWQIAQAASRAVPFLRP; encoded by the coding sequence ATGATCTCCGCCGCGCTCGCGCTCGACGTCCGGGCCGCGGTCCCCGAGGTCGTCCTCGCGGGCGCGGGATGTCTCCTCCTGCTCATGGAGGCGTTCCTGCCGGCGACCCGGCGGGCTTTCGCGGCGATCTCGATCCTCGCGGCCGGCGGCTACATGGTGCTCCTCGAGCGGATTCCCGGGGGAGACGCGTTCGCCGGAACGTTCGACGGGTCGATCTTCGCCCGGACGTTCGGCCTCTTCCTCGGCCTCGCCACCGTGCTGACCCTTCTCGTCGCCCGGCCGTATCTCGAGCGCGCCGTGGCGGCGGGGCTGATCGCGTCCGACGGCGAGTTCTACCCGCTCCTGCTCTGGGGCGCCGTCGGACTGTCGCTGATGGCCCGGGGCCTCGACCTCCTCGTCATCTTCCTCGGCCTCGAGACGTTCTCGCTCTGTTTCTACATCCTCGCCGCCTACTTCAAGCGCTCGGAGGCGTCCTCCGAGGCGGGGTTGAAGTACTTCCTCACCGGGGCGTTCGCGTCCTCGTTCACGTTGTTCGGGATCGCCCTGATCTTCGGGAAGACGGGCTCCACGACGATCGCCCGGTTCGCCGAGGCGCACGCGGGCGCCGACCCGCTGCTGCTGGCCGGCCTCGTGTTCCTCCTCTCGGGCTTCGCGTTCAAGATCGCTCTGGCGCCCTTCCACGCGTGGGCGCCCGACGTCTACGCCGGCATGCCGACGCCCGCCGTCGCCTTCCTGTCGGTCGCGCCCAAGGGCGCGGCGCTCGTCGTGCTCTTCCGCGTGCTCGCCGGGCTCTTCGACGGGGTCCTCCCCGGCCGTGTCCGCGCCGGCCTCGCCGCGGTCGCGGTCCTCTCGATGGTCCTCGGAAACCTCGTCGCGCTCGCGCAGCGGGACATCAAGAGGCTCCTCGCGTACTCGGGGATCGCCCACATGGGCTACGTCGCGATCGCGCTCGCCGTGTTCGGCCGGGACGCGTTCTCGGCCGTTCTCGTCTACCTCTTCGCGTACGCCCTGACGAACATCGGGGCGTTCGCCTGCGTGGCCGCGCTCTATCGGGACGAGACGCAGGCGCACCCGGTGGGACTGCTGGCGGGAATGGGGACGCGCGCGCCGCTCGCCGCCGGGGTGCTGGCGCTCTGCATGATCTCGCTCGCGGGGATTCCCGCGACGGCGGGATTCATCGGGAAGTTCTTCGTCTTCAAGTCGGCGATCGAGAAGGACCTCGTCTGGCTCGCCGTCGTCGGCGTCGTCAACAGCCTCGTGTCGCTCGGGTACTATCTGCGCGTCGTTTACGTGCTCTACATGCGCGAGCCGGTCGAGCCGGAGGCGCCCGCGCCGCTCGCCGCCGAATCGCGGCTCGCCCTGCTGCTCTGCGGCCTCGGCGTCCTCGCCGTCGGCGTCTTCCCCTCCCGTCTCTGGCAGATCGCCCAGGCCGCCTCGCGCGCCGTCCCGTTCCTGCGGCCATGA
- a CDS encoding redox-sensing transcriptional repressor Rex: protein MSRRLSPGDAVSEVTARRLSIYLRGLQQLEADGVRTISSHDFARRFHLNSAQIRKDLATFGEFGIRGVGYDVGSLRRHIVGLLGIDSDKRVILCGAGHLGQALAGYGGFNSAGFRVVALFDVDPAKIGKTIHGNLPILDGASLPAFLSGNPVDIAVVAVPPEAAQPTTDTLVAAGVRAILNFSPVRLKAPESVFVKNVDLKIHLETLSFYLRNA from the coding sequence ATGAGCCGCCGGCTCTCCCCGGGAGACGCCGTCTCCGAGGTCACGGCGCGCCGCCTCTCGATCTATCTCCGCGGCCTGCAGCAGCTCGAGGCGGACGGCGTCCGCACGATCTCGTCGCACGACTTCGCCCGCCGCTTCCATCTCAACTCCGCGCAGATCCGCAAGGACCTCGCGACCTTCGGCGAGTTCGGGATCCGCGGCGTCGGCTACGACGTGGGGAGCCTGCGCCGGCACATCGTCGGCCTCCTCGGCATCGACTCGGACAAGCGCGTGATTCTCTGCGGCGCGGGGCACCTCGGCCAGGCGCTCGCCGGCTACGGCGGGTTCAACTCGGCCGGCTTCCGGGTCGTCGCGCTCTTCGACGTGGATCCCGCCAAGATCGGAAAGACGATCCACGGAAACCTCCCGATCCTCGACGGCGCCAGCCTGCCGGCGTTCCTCTCCGGGAACCCGGTCGACATCGCCGTCGTCGCCGTCCCCCCCGAAGCGGCCCAGCCGACGACGGACACGCTCGTTGCCGCAGGCGTGCGCGCGATCCTGAATTTCTCGCCGGTGCGGCTGAAGGCGCCCGAGAGCGTCTTCGTCAAGAACGTGGACCTGAAGATCCACCTGGAGACGCTCTCCTTCTACCTCAGAAACGCCTGA
- the lipA gene encoding lipoyl synthase, with protein sequence MTLPAFPDAPERATRLARPEWLKVRLTATGEFDEVNAMMRRLRLVTVCEEARCPNIHECWARERTATFMLLGDVCTRHCGFCAVGKGKPGTIDPEEPARVAEAVAELGLAHAVVTSVNRDDLPDGGAAHFAETIRAIRRRNPGCAVEVLVPDFCGDADAIDAVLDAGPTVLNHNIETVPRLYRRVRPDAVYERSLALLARADARRLRDGSAMRTKSGIMAGLGESAGEIVATLTDLRAHGCDIATIGQYLQPYEKRLPVEKYYTPAEFAALRQEGLRLGFAHVEAGPLVRSSYHARHAIEKETT encoded by the coding sequence GTGACGCTCCCGGCGTTTCCCGACGCGCCCGAAAGGGCGACCCGCCTCGCCCGGCCCGAATGGCTGAAGGTGCGCCTCACGGCGACCGGCGAATTCGACGAAGTCAACGCCATGATGCGCCGCCTCCGGCTCGTCACGGTGTGCGAGGAGGCCCGCTGCCCCAACATCCACGAGTGCTGGGCGCGGGAGCGGACGGCGACCTTCATGCTGCTCGGCGACGTCTGCACTCGCCACTGCGGGTTTTGCGCCGTCGGAAAGGGGAAGCCCGGGACGATCGACCCGGAGGAGCCGGCGCGGGTCGCGGAGGCGGTCGCCGAGCTCGGCCTCGCGCACGCCGTCGTCACGTCCGTCAACCGGGACGATCTGCCGGACGGCGGCGCCGCGCACTTCGCGGAGACGATCCGCGCGATCCGCCGCCGGAACCCGGGCTGCGCGGTCGAGGTGCTCGTCCCCGACTTCTGCGGCGACGCGGACGCGATCGACGCCGTCCTCGACGCGGGACCGACCGTCCTGAACCACAACATCGAGACCGTGCCGCGGCTGTACCGGCGCGTCCGGCCCGACGCCGTATACGAACGGTCGCTCGCGCTGCTGGCTCGCGCCGACGCCCGTAGGCTTCGGGACGGTTCCGCGATGCGGACGAAGTCGGGGATCATGGCCGGCCTCGGCGAGTCCGCGGGCGAGATCGTCGCGACGCTGACCGATCTGCGCGCGCACGGCTGCGACATCGCCACGATCGGACAGTACCTGCAGCCGTACGAAAAGCGGCTGCCCGTGGAGAAGTACTACACCCCCGCCGAGTTCGCCGCCCTCCGGCAGGAGGGGCTCCGGCTCGGTTTCGCCCACGTCGAGGCCGGGCCCCTCGTCCGTTCCTCGTACCACGCCCGCCACGCTATCGAAAAGGAGACGACTTGA